The Nycticebus coucang isolate mNycCou1 chromosome 2, mNycCou1.pri, whole genome shotgun sequence genome includes a window with the following:
- the SGTA gene encoding small glutamine-rich tetratricopeptide repeat-containing protein alpha isoform X2 — MDNKKRLAYAIIQFLHDQLRHGGLSSDAQESLEVAIQCLETAFGVTVEDSELALPQTLPEIFEAAVVGKEMPQDLRNPERTPPSEEDSAEAERLKTEGNEQMKVENFEAAVHLYGKAIELNPANAVYFCNRAAAYSKLGNYTGAVQDCERAICIDPAYSKAYGRMGLALASLNKHAEAVAYYKKALELDPDNETYKSNLKIAELKQREVPSPTGGVGSIDIAGLLNNPSFMSMASNLMNNPQLQQLMSGMISGSHNPLGTAGTSPSQNDLASLIQACS; from the exons ATGGACAACAAGAAGCGCCTGGCCTATGCCATCATCCAGTTCCTGCATGACCAACTCCGGCATGGGGGGCTCTCATCTGATGCCCAGGAGAGCTTGGAGG TTGCAATCCAGTGCCTGGAGACTGCTTTTGGGGTGACAGTGGAAGACAGTGAGCTTGCACTCCCTCAGACTCTGCCAGAAATATTTGAAGCAGCTGTTGTAGGCAAG GAGATGCCACAGGACCTGAGGAACCCTGAGCGAACCCCACCTTCTGAGGAGGACTCAGCAGAGGCAGAGCGCCTCAAAACTGAAG gAAACGAACAGATGAAAGTAGAAAATTTTGAAGCTGCCGTGCACTTGTATGGAAAAGCCATTGAGCTCAACCCAGCCAATGCTGTCTATTTCTGCAATAG AGCCGCAGCCTACAGCAAACTCGGGAACTACACGGGAGCAGTGCAGGACTGTGAGCGGGCTATCTGCATAGACCCGGCCTACAGCAAGGCCTATGGCAGGATGGG CCTCGCGCTCGCTAGTCTGAACAAGCATGCGGAGGCTGTGGCCTATTACAAGAAGGCTTTGGAGCTGGACCCCGACAATGAGACATACAAGTCGAATCTCAAGATTGCAGAACTAAAGCAGAGAGAGGTCCCAAGTCCT ACGGGAGGCGTTGGCAGCATCGATATTGCTGGGCTGTTGAACAACCCGAGCTTCATGAGCATG GCGTCAAACCTAATGAACAATCCCCAACTTCAACAGCT CATGTCTGGGATGATTTCGGGCAGCCACAACCCCTTGGGAACTGCTGGCACCAGCCCTTCACAGAACGACCTGGCCAGCCTTATCCAGGC
- the SGTA gene encoding small glutamine-rich tetratricopeptide repeat-containing protein alpha isoform X1, producing the protein MDNKKRLAYAIIQFLHDQLRHGGLSSDAQESLEVAIQCLETAFGVTVEDSELALPQTLPEIFEAAVVGKEMPQDLRNPERTPPSEEDSAEAERLKTEGNEQMKVENFEAAVHLYGKAIELNPANAVYFCNRAAAYSKLGNYTGAVQDCERAICIDPAYSKAYGRMGLALASLNKHAEAVAYYKKALELDPDNETYKSNLKIAELKQREVPSPTGGVGSIDIAGLLNNPSFMSMASNLMNNPQLQQLMSGMISGSHNPLGTAGTSPSQNDLASLIQAGQQFAQQMQQQNPEFIEQLRSQMRSRTPSASNDDQQE; encoded by the exons ATGGACAACAAGAAGCGCCTGGCCTATGCCATCATCCAGTTCCTGCATGACCAACTCCGGCATGGGGGGCTCTCATCTGATGCCCAGGAGAGCTTGGAGG TTGCAATCCAGTGCCTGGAGACTGCTTTTGGGGTGACAGTGGAAGACAGTGAGCTTGCACTCCCTCAGACTCTGCCAGAAATATTTGAAGCAGCTGTTGTAGGCAAG GAGATGCCACAGGACCTGAGGAACCCTGAGCGAACCCCACCTTCTGAGGAGGACTCAGCAGAGGCAGAGCGCCTCAAAACTGAAG gAAACGAACAGATGAAAGTAGAAAATTTTGAAGCTGCCGTGCACTTGTATGGAAAAGCCATTGAGCTCAACCCAGCCAATGCTGTCTATTTCTGCAATAG AGCCGCAGCCTACAGCAAACTCGGGAACTACACGGGAGCAGTGCAGGACTGTGAGCGGGCTATCTGCATAGACCCGGCCTACAGCAAGGCCTATGGCAGGATGGG CCTCGCGCTCGCTAGTCTGAACAAGCATGCGGAGGCTGTGGCCTATTACAAGAAGGCTTTGGAGCTGGACCCCGACAATGAGACATACAAGTCGAATCTCAAGATTGCAGAACTAAAGCAGAGAGAGGTCCCAAGTCCT ACGGGAGGCGTTGGCAGCATCGATATTGCTGGGCTGTTGAACAACCCGAGCTTCATGAGCATG GCGTCAAACCTAATGAACAATCCCCAACTTCAACAGCT CATGTCTGGGATGATTTCGGGCAGCCACAACCCCTTGGGAACTGCTGGCACCAGCCCTTCACAGAACGACCTGGCCAGCCTTATCCAGGC TGGCCAGCAGTTTGCTCAGCAGATGCAGCAGCAGAACCCTGAGTTTATAGAACAGCTCAGAAGTCAGATGAGGAGTCGGACCCCCAGTGCCAGCAACGACGACCAGCAGGAATGA